A DNA window from Longimicrobium sp. contains the following coding sequences:
- a CDS encoding MFS transporter — MADGEMRRGSALRVLGRRNFAPYFAGNLLSNCGTWFQNIAQSLLVYRLTGSAFMVGVANFAQFAGVVLLAPWAGGAADRYDRKRLLIATQVGAMVVTGALAALAASGRDTVAVVIGLALLLGFTTAFSTPALQAILPQLVEREDLGAAIAMNSVTFNLSRAVGPVAGAFIVARFGIPWAFGLNALSYAALIAGLLLVHPRATHERPKEHPRLRESLRLVRDNRDLALLLATVAAVSITMDPVNTLGPVFATGVFHRADTMAGVLIGAFGCGAVLASVLPGGHPDTPYARVGMMVGLLAAGMTAFALAPVLGMALAVLAVGGFGYLAGQTRATTLLQLGVSDRQRGRIMALWSVAFLGSRPIASLVDGALASAVGPRIATLAMTAPAWGAAAALFLHGGRPKRAEAPSPE; from the coding sequence ATGGCGGACGGGGAGATGCGCCGCGGGTCGGCGCTGCGGGTGCTGGGGCGCCGGAACTTCGCGCCGTACTTCGCGGGGAACCTGCTGTCCAACTGCGGGACCTGGTTCCAGAACATCGCGCAGTCGCTGCTGGTGTACCGCCTCACCGGCTCGGCGTTCATGGTGGGCGTGGCCAACTTCGCGCAGTTCGCGGGCGTGGTGCTGCTGGCGCCGTGGGCCGGCGGCGCGGCCGACCGCTACGACCGCAAGCGCCTGCTCATCGCCACCCAGGTCGGGGCGATGGTGGTCACCGGCGCGCTCGCGGCGCTGGCCGCGTCGGGAAGGGACACGGTGGCGGTGGTGATCGGGCTGGCGCTGCTGCTGGGCTTCACCACCGCGTTCAGCACCCCCGCGCTGCAGGCCATCCTCCCGCAGCTGGTGGAGCGCGAGGACCTGGGCGCGGCCATCGCCATGAACTCCGTCACCTTCAACCTGTCGCGCGCCGTCGGCCCGGTCGCCGGGGCCTTCATCGTCGCCCGCTTCGGGATCCCGTGGGCGTTCGGCTTGAACGCGCTCTCCTACGCGGCGCTGATCGCCGGCCTTCTCCTCGTCCACCCCCGCGCCACGCACGAGCGGCCCAAGGAGCACCCCAGGCTGCGCGAGTCGCTGCGGCTGGTGCGCGACAACCGCGACCTGGCGCTGCTGCTGGCCACCGTGGCCGCCGTCTCCATCACCATGGACCCGGTGAACACGCTGGGGCCGGTGTTCGCCACCGGCGTCTTCCATCGCGCCGATACCATGGCCGGCGTGCTGATCGGCGCCTTCGGGTGTGGGGCGGTGCTCGCGTCCGTCCTCCCCGGCGGCCACCCCGACACGCCGTACGCGCGGGTGGGGATGATGGTGGGGCTGCTGGCCGCGGGGATGACGGCGTTCGCCCTGGCGCCGGTGCTGGGGATGGCGCTGGCGGTGCTCGCGGTGGGCGGATTCGGCTACCTGGCCGGGCAGACGCGGGCGACCACGCTGCTGCAGCTGGGGGTGAGCGACCGGCAGCGCGGGCGGATCATGGCGCTGTGGAGCGTGGCCTTCCTGGGCTCGCGCCCCATCGCCTCGCTGGTGGACGGCGCACTGGCCAGCGCCGTGGGCCCGCGCATCGCCACGCTGGCAATGACAGCGCCGGCGTGGGGCGCCGCCGCCGCGCTCTTCCTGCACGGCGGGCGGCCGAAGCGGGCCGAGGCTCCCTCCCCCGAATGA
- a CDS encoding Fic family protein gives MKRGLQGRLERRGGSRDGYSAFIPSPLPPDPPLRLTDELHDLLERANRALGRLDGLATLLPDPALFLYLYIRKEAVLSSQIEGTQSSFSELLMYESAGVSGVPMDDVQEVSRYVAAMNHGLQRLREGFPLSLRLVREIHSVLMAKGRGSEQTPGSFRTSQNWIGGSRPGNAAFVPPPQDTLLDHLGSLERFLHDDPVRTPTLIKAALAHVQFETIHPFLDGNGRLGRLLVTFLLCAEGALSEPLLYLSLYLKQNRTRYYDLLQQVRMEGDWEEWLAFFLRGVAATAEQASSTARRILTIFERDRTRCEDVGRSAGTVLRMHQFMRRNPVFTLPSVTATLGISFPTATAGVRMLESLGIVTEVTGRGRDRVYTYSEYLAVLNEGTELPENSGSDAEESADLASGAN, from the coding sequence ATGAAGCGCGGTCTGCAGGGGCGGCTGGAGCGGCGGGGCGGGAGCCGCGACGGCTATTCGGCCTTCATTCCCAGTCCGTTGCCGCCGGACCCGCCGCTTCGGCTCACGGACGAGCTGCACGACCTGCTGGAGCGCGCGAACCGCGCTCTGGGCCGGCTTGACGGGCTGGCGACGCTGCTGCCCGATCCCGCCCTCTTCCTCTACCTGTACATCCGCAAGGAAGCGGTGCTCTCGTCGCAGATCGAGGGCACGCAATCGTCGTTTTCCGAGCTGCTGATGTACGAGAGCGCCGGCGTGTCCGGCGTGCCGATGGACGACGTGCAGGAGGTGTCGCGCTACGTGGCCGCCATGAACCACGGACTGCAGCGGCTGCGGGAAGGTTTTCCCCTCTCGCTGCGACTGGTACGGGAGATCCACTCGGTGCTCATGGCGAAGGGCCGCGGAAGCGAGCAGACGCCCGGATCCTTCCGTACCAGCCAGAACTGGATCGGGGGGAGTCGTCCGGGAAACGCCGCGTTCGTTCCGCCGCCGCAGGACACGCTGCTCGACCACCTCGGCTCGCTCGAGCGCTTCCTGCACGATGATCCCGTCCGCACGCCCACGCTCATCAAGGCAGCGTTAGCGCACGTGCAGTTCGAAACCATTCACCCGTTCCTGGACGGCAATGGGCGCCTGGGGCGGCTCCTGGTCACCTTTCTGCTCTGCGCCGAGGGAGCGCTCTCCGAGCCACTCCTCTACCTGAGCCTGTACCTGAAGCAGAATCGCACGCGGTATTACGATCTGCTGCAGCAGGTGCGGATGGAGGGCGACTGGGAGGAATGGCTCGCCTTCTTCCTTCGCGGCGTGGCCGCCACCGCGGAGCAGGCGTCCAGCACGGCACGGCGAATCCTGACGATCTTCGAGCGCGACCGTACGCGGTGCGAAGATGTGGGCCGCTCTGCCGGCACCGTGCTGCGGATGCACCAGTTCATGCGCCGCAACCCGGTCTTCACCCTTCCGTCGGTCACCGCCACCCTAGGGATCAGCTTCCCGACCGCGACCGCGGGGGTCCGCATGCTCGAGTCCCTGGGGATCGTAACGGAGGTCACGGGGCGGGGGCGCGACCGGGTCTACACCTATTCCGAATACCTCGCGGTGCTGAACGAGGGAACCGAACTGCCGGAGAACTCTGGGAGCGATGCAGAGGAATCCGCGGATTTGGCCTCCGGAGCCAATTAA
- a CDS encoding Ppx/GppA phosphatase family protein, giving the protein MPQLKAPPKARKSDPDAAQFPLRVAAVDVGSNAIRFLAAEFTALGTYTVLEEERVAVRLGHDVFLTGKLTAEAIEAAAAAIARFRGRMEALGIAHYRAVATSATRESRNGADLVGRVRREAGIELEAITGQEEARLVYLAVANRVRMGDDKWITVDVGGGSVEVSLVDANGILWSESHVMGSVRLLEELSTAGDEPGRFQRLLREYAATLQIPVIAQHWNPRGMIATGGNAEALARLTGADASRGSVATVPLPSLRGIIELLSKLSFRQRVDQLGLREDRADVILPAAMIYERVASLVDAGEVLVPAVGLKDGVLLDLAEDVASHQAHEDRKDRRAVAGSVALGRRYMFNEAHALHVSRLAGSLFDQLQRVHGLGAADRRMLLAAAVLHDIGTFVGYKKHHKHSLYLIANSEIPEFTPRETDVIANVARYHRKGVPAEHHVAFTALEPADRERVVKLASLLRIADALDREHVQAVRGVTARATRGRKLKLEVDSDADLLLERWALRSKGGLFTDIFGLEVELAGGEKDGE; this is encoded by the coding sequence ATGCCGCAGCTCAAGGCTCCGCCGAAGGCACGCAAGTCCGACCCCGACGCCGCGCAGTTCCCGCTGCGCGTGGCGGCGGTGGACGTGGGCTCCAACGCCATCCGCTTCCTGGCCGCGGAGTTCACCGCGCTCGGCACCTACACCGTGCTGGAGGAGGAGCGCGTGGCCGTCCGCCTCGGCCACGACGTATTCCTCACCGGCAAGCTCACCGCCGAGGCGATCGAGGCGGCGGCCGCGGCCATCGCGCGCTTCCGCGGGCGGATGGAGGCGCTGGGGATCGCCCACTACCGTGCGGTGGCCACCAGCGCCACGCGCGAGAGCCGCAACGGCGCCGACCTGGTGGGCCGCGTGCGGCGCGAGGCGGGGATCGAGCTGGAGGCGATCACCGGGCAGGAGGAGGCGCGCCTCGTCTACCTGGCCGTGGCCAACCGCGTGCGGATGGGCGACGACAAGTGGATCACGGTGGACGTGGGCGGCGGGAGCGTGGAGGTGTCGCTGGTCGACGCCAACGGCATCCTGTGGAGCGAGAGCCACGTGATGGGCTCGGTGCGCCTGCTGGAGGAGCTGTCGACGGCGGGCGACGAGCCGGGGCGCTTCCAGCGGCTGCTGCGCGAGTACGCGGCCACGCTGCAGATCCCCGTCATCGCCCAGCACTGGAACCCGCGCGGGATGATCGCCACCGGCGGCAACGCCGAGGCGCTGGCGCGGCTCACCGGCGCCGACGCATCGCGGGGCAGCGTGGCCACCGTGCCCCTGCCGTCGCTGCGCGGCATCATCGAGCTGCTGTCGAAGCTCTCCTTCCGCCAGCGCGTGGACCAGCTCGGCCTGCGCGAGGACCGCGCCGACGTCATCCTTCCCGCCGCCATGATCTACGAGCGCGTGGCCTCGCTGGTGGACGCGGGCGAGGTGCTGGTGCCCGCGGTGGGGCTGAAGGACGGCGTGCTGCTGGACTTGGCCGAGGACGTCGCCAGCCACCAGGCGCACGAGGACCGCAAGGACCGGCGGGCGGTGGCGGGCTCCGTCGCCCTCGGGCGGCGATACATGTTCAACGAGGCGCACGCGCTGCACGTCTCGCGGCTGGCCGGGTCGCTCTTCGACCAGCTGCAGCGCGTGCACGGGCTGGGCGCGGCGGACCGGCGGATGCTGCTGGCCGCCGCGGTGCTGCACGACATCGGCACCTTCGTGGGGTACAAAAAGCACCACAAGCACTCGCTCTACCTCATCGCCAACAGCGAGATCCCCGAGTTCACGCCGCGGGAGACGGACGTCATCGCCAACGTGGCGCGCTACCACCGCAAGGGCGTTCCCGCCGAGCACCACGTGGCGTTCACCGCGCTGGAGCCGGCCGACCGCGAGCGGGTGGTGAAGCTCGCCTCGCTGCTGCGCATCGCCGACGCGCTGGACCGCGAGCACGTGCAGGCCGTGCGCGGGGTGACGGCGCGGGCCACGCGCGGCAGGAAGCTGAAGCTGGAGGTGGATTCGGACGCCGACCTGCTGCTGGAGCGCTGGGCGCTGCGCAGCAAGGGCGGCCTTTTCACCGACATCTTCGGGCTGGAGGTGGAGCTGGCGGGGGGCGAGAAGGACGGGGAGTGA
- a CDS encoding (2Fe-2S)-binding protein — MKDLLTLRVNGDAHQVAVPTHWTLLEALRYAVGLTGSKQGCDKGDCGACTVWIDGVPTLSCIAPVYEAVGHEVRTVEGLAGFRTGPGVPHPLQDAFDVCGAAQCGFCTPGILMSAAALLEENVTPTRDDIREALSGNLCRCTGYTKILDAVEMAAATLRGEGPVRGDDPSAPAVLLPGDEALAAAADRVAQEVGR, encoded by the coding sequence ATGAAGGACCTTCTGACCCTCCGCGTGAACGGCGATGCGCACCAGGTGGCGGTCCCCACGCACTGGACGCTGCTCGAGGCGCTCCGCTACGCCGTGGGCCTCACCGGCAGCAAGCAGGGGTGCGACAAGGGCGACTGCGGCGCCTGCACCGTGTGGATCGACGGCGTGCCCACGCTTTCCTGCATCGCCCCCGTCTACGAGGCGGTGGGGCACGAGGTGCGCACGGTGGAGGGGCTGGCCGGCTTCCGCACCGGGCCCGGCGTCCCCCACCCGCTGCAGGACGCGTTCGACGTCTGCGGCGCGGCGCAGTGCGGCTTCTGCACCCCCGGCATCCTGATGAGCGCCGCCGCGCTGCTGGAAGAGAACGTGACGCCCACGCGCGACGACATCCGCGAGGCGCTGTCCGGCAACCTCTGCCGCTGCACCGGCTACACCAAGATCCTCGACGCGGTGGAGATGGCCGCCGCCACCCTCCGCGGCGAGGGCCCGGTGCGCGGCGACGACCCGTCCGCCCCCGCGGTCCTCCTCCCGGGCGACGAGGCGCTGGCGGCCGCGGCGGACCGCGTGGCACAGGAGGTGGGGCGATGA
- a CDS encoding AarF/ABC1/UbiB kinase family protein: MGISLKPEHVKRYRDLAKLMLKYGRSDLVQTAGLEEAVLQEDAASPAGSPNAPQAGELADDLEKLGPTFIKLGQLLSTRPDLLPQPYIDALQRLQDNVEPFPAEEAEAIVSEELGVRVSKAFADFEHEPMAAASLGQVHRAHLRDGRPVAVKVQRPGIRQQIAQDLDALDEIADWMDRHTKTGRQYEFGRTLQEFRKTIIGELDYRREAANLATLGANLAQYERIVVPSPVDDYTTSRVLTMEFVRGKKITALSPLAHLEIDGASLAEELFQAYLKQILIDGFFHADPHPGNVFLTDDGRIALLDLGMVGRISPELQEQLVKLVLAISEGHGPEAAQITIDLGEKKAEFNRAEFVRITADLVNAFQGSTAENVQVGRIMLEVFRAAAENGIRLPVEMAMLGRALLALDQVGRTLDPAFDPNASIRRNVAGLMQQRMLKSLSPQRMFANLLEMNELVQKLPGRLNRFLDSMTDGGTTVQIRVREEVWLMEGMQKIANRLTTGLILAALIVGAAMMMRVQTRFTIWGYPGIAMLFFLGAALIGIWLIISIFRADVHRKTPPKT, encoded by the coding sequence ATGGGCATCTCGCTGAAGCCCGAGCACGTGAAGCGCTATCGCGACCTCGCGAAGCTGATGCTGAAGTACGGGCGCAGCGACCTGGTGCAGACCGCCGGGCTCGAGGAGGCCGTCCTGCAGGAAGACGCCGCGTCGCCCGCCGGGAGCCCCAACGCGCCGCAGGCCGGCGAGCTGGCCGACGATCTGGAGAAGCTGGGCCCCACCTTCATCAAGCTGGGCCAGCTCCTCTCCACCCGCCCCGACCTCCTCCCGCAGCCGTACATCGACGCGCTGCAGCGCTTGCAGGACAACGTGGAGCCGTTCCCGGCGGAAGAGGCCGAGGCGATCGTCTCGGAGGAGCTGGGCGTGCGCGTCAGCAAGGCCTTCGCCGACTTCGAGCACGAGCCGATGGCCGCCGCCTCGCTCGGCCAGGTGCACCGCGCGCACCTGCGCGACGGCCGTCCTGTCGCGGTGAAGGTGCAGCGCCCCGGCATCCGCCAGCAGATCGCGCAGGACCTGGACGCGCTCGACGAGATCGCCGACTGGATGGACCGGCACACGAAGACCGGGCGCCAGTACGAGTTCGGCCGCACGCTGCAGGAGTTCCGCAAGACCATCATCGGCGAGCTGGACTACCGCCGCGAGGCCGCGAACCTGGCCACGCTGGGCGCCAACCTCGCGCAGTACGAGCGCATCGTCGTCCCCTCGCCGGTGGACGACTACACGACCTCGCGCGTGCTGACGATGGAGTTCGTGCGGGGGAAGAAGATCACCGCACTGTCGCCGCTGGCGCACCTGGAGATCGACGGCGCGTCGCTGGCCGAGGAGCTGTTCCAGGCGTACCTCAAGCAGATCCTGATCGACGGCTTCTTCCACGCCGACCCGCACCCCGGCAACGTCTTCCTGACCGACGACGGGCGCATCGCGCTGCTGGACCTGGGGATGGTGGGGCGCATCAGCCCCGAGCTGCAGGAGCAGCTGGTGAAGCTCGTCCTCGCCATCAGCGAGGGGCACGGGCCCGAGGCGGCGCAGATCACCATCGACCTGGGCGAGAAGAAGGCGGAGTTCAACCGCGCCGAGTTCGTGCGCATCACCGCCGACCTGGTGAACGCCTTCCAGGGCTCCACCGCCGAGAACGTGCAGGTCGGCCGCATCATGCTGGAGGTGTTCCGCGCGGCCGCCGAGAACGGGATCCGGCTGCCGGTGGAGATGGCCATGCTGGGCCGCGCGCTGCTGGCGCTGGACCAGGTGGGGCGCACGCTGGACCCGGCGTTCGACCCCAATGCCTCCATCCGCCGCAACGTAGCCGGGCTGATGCAGCAGCGGATGCTGAAGTCGCTCAGCCCCCAGCGGATGTTCGCCAACCTGCTGGAGATGAACGAGCTGGTGCAGAAGCTCCCCGGCCGGCTGAACCGCTTCCTCGACAGCATGACCGACGGCGGCACCACGGTGCAGATCCGGGTGCGCGAGGAAGTCTGGCTGATGGAGGGGATGCAGAAGATCGCGAACCGGCTGACCACGGGGCTGATCCTGGCCGCCCTCATCGTAGGCGCGGCGATGATGATGCGGGTGCAGACGCGCTTCACCATCTGGGGCTATCCGGGGATCGCGATGCTTTTCTTCCTGGGCGCCGCGCTGATCGGCATCTGGCTCATCATCTCCATCTTCCGCGCCGACGTCCACCGCAAAACCCCGCCGAAGACGTAG
- a CDS encoding nuclease A inhibitor family protein, which produces MTNDAPGLRARLEEAAAGLVYTSESDRPFEWFELPGGGAGWPYGADEFARRIGAAADAPVEERTLDRFFKPHIETTDPYDTQAQAVRPRYEALKSLLSKELRDVRVFRVGRIAIDCYVVGGDGRGNLAGLRTVAVET; this is translated from the coding sequence ATGACGAACGACGCGCCCGGCCTGCGCGCGCGGCTGGAGGAAGCCGCCGCGGGGCTGGTGTACACGAGCGAGAGCGACCGCCCGTTCGAGTGGTTCGAGCTCCCCGGCGGCGGCGCGGGATGGCCGTACGGCGCGGACGAGTTCGCGCGGCGCATCGGCGCGGCGGCGGACGCGCCCGTGGAGGAGCGCACGCTCGACCGCTTCTTCAAGCCGCACATCGAGACCACCGATCCGTACGACACGCAGGCGCAGGCGGTCCGGCCGCGCTACGAGGCGCTGAAGTCGCTGCTGTCGAAGGAGCTGCGCGACGTCCGCGTCTTCCGCGTCGGCCGCATCGCCATCGACTGCTACGTGGTGGGCGGCGACGGCCGCGGCAACCTGGCGGGCCTCCGCACCGTCGCGGTGGAGACCTGA
- a CDS encoding PIG-L deacetylase family protein produces MARKTLLVGLAHPDDEVGAAGTICAQVARGDRVVVVWLTRGEMTEAFGPVSQAEVSRIREEHGRIAGEILGCETRFMDFADTFIESTAEAAHRVARLVAEVKPDAVLTWGDAWARGMRHPDHQASGRIFRDAITIARIAKAVQPQAPHREPAPVFTLRGSYSPLPAVVVDVEPHLDRIHELARFYFERIGFGNPEWIDTRLRAAAEPHGLRYAEVFDAWETRGGVVKTLLPASAEGLPGEPPHPSRPV; encoded by the coding sequence ATGGCGAGAAAGACGCTGCTGGTGGGGCTGGCGCACCCGGACGACGAGGTCGGCGCGGCGGGGACGATCTGCGCGCAGGTGGCGCGTGGCGACCGGGTGGTGGTGGTCTGGCTGACGCGGGGGGAGATGACGGAGGCGTTCGGCCCCGTCTCACAGGCCGAGGTGTCGCGCATCCGCGAGGAGCACGGGCGCATCGCCGGCGAGATCCTGGGGTGCGAGACGCGCTTCATGGACTTCGCCGACACCTTCATCGAGTCCACCGCCGAGGCCGCGCACCGCGTCGCCCGCCTGGTCGCCGAGGTGAAGCCCGACGCGGTGCTCACCTGGGGCGACGCCTGGGCGCGCGGAATGCGCCACCCGGATCACCAGGCCAGCGGCCGAATCTTCCGCGATGCCATCACCATCGCGCGCATCGCCAAGGCGGTGCAGCCGCAGGCGCCGCACCGCGAGCCGGCGCCGGTGTTCACGCTGCGCGGCTCGTACTCGCCCCTCCCCGCGGTCGTCGTCGACGTGGAGCCGCACCTGGACCGCATCCACGAGCTGGCGCGCTTCTACTTCGAGCGCATCGGCTTCGGCAACCCGGAGTGGATCGACACCCGCCTCCGCGCCGCCGCCGAGCCGCACGGCCTGCGCTACGCCGAGGTCTTCGACGCCTGGGAAACCCGCGGCGGCGTGGTGAAGACGCTTCTCCCCGCCTCCGCCGAGGGCCTGCCGGGAGAGCCGCCGCATCCGTCGCGGCCGGTGTGA
- a CDS encoding xanthine dehydrogenase family protein molybdopterin-binding subunit — MTEWKRASDPPAEGGGSGTPLVNQVEHPDDGGSVPLHPRADGYNTELNVIGRRMRKTDGLAKSTGRARYTDDITLPGMLHGKILRSPHPHARILSIDTSAAEALPGVFGVVTGAEMPTPYGIIVWTPDEQALATDKVRYIGDGVAAVAAVDEDTAQRALELIRVEYELLPAILDPEHALTPEGAATPVHEPKKEGHNGNISKIVKLEFGDLDAGFRKADVVIDGEYFFEGTTHTPIEPHCAIGMWEEGGASVGRLTVWSSTQVPHYLHRELAKVLELDPARVRVVQPPVGGGFGGKSEPFDLEFCVARLAMKTGRPVKILYTREEVFLAHRGRHPFKMKYRVGASADGRLTAVEAKTLLDGGAYSSFGLVTTYYSGQLLTAPYEMPAYRFHSTRVFTNKPACGPKRGHGSVQPRFAFEVQLDKLAERLRIDPIELRRRNFMGSYRR; from the coding sequence ATGACCGAGTGGAAGCGCGCGTCCGATCCGCCCGCCGAGGGCGGCGGCTCCGGCACCCCGCTGGTGAACCAGGTGGAGCATCCGGACGACGGCGGCTCCGTCCCCCTGCACCCGCGCGCGGACGGCTACAACACCGAGCTGAACGTCATCGGCCGGCGGATGCGCAAGACCGACGGGCTGGCGAAGAGCACCGGCCGCGCGCGCTACACCGACGACATCACCCTTCCGGGGATGCTGCACGGAAAGATCCTCCGCTCGCCCCATCCCCACGCCAGGATCCTGTCGATCGACACCTCCGCGGCCGAGGCGCTGCCGGGGGTGTTCGGCGTCGTCACCGGCGCGGAGATGCCCACGCCGTACGGCATCATCGTCTGGACGCCCGACGAGCAGGCGCTGGCGACCGACAAGGTGCGCTACATCGGCGACGGCGTGGCGGCGGTGGCGGCGGTGGACGAGGACACGGCGCAGCGCGCGCTGGAGCTCATCCGCGTGGAGTACGAGCTCCTTCCCGCCATCCTGGACCCCGAGCACGCGCTGACCCCCGAGGGCGCGGCGACGCCGGTGCACGAGCCGAAGAAGGAAGGGCACAACGGCAACATCTCCAAGATCGTGAAGCTGGAGTTCGGCGACCTGGACGCCGGGTTCCGGAAGGCCGACGTGGTAATCGACGGCGAGTACTTCTTCGAGGGGACCACCCACACGCCCATCGAGCCGCACTGCGCCATCGGCATGTGGGAAGAGGGCGGCGCCTCGGTGGGCCGCCTCACCGTCTGGTCGTCCACGCAGGTGCCGCACTACCTGCACCGCGAGCTGGCCAAGGTGCTGGAGCTGGACCCGGCGCGCGTCCGCGTGGTGCAGCCCCCCGTGGGCGGCGGCTTCGGCGGGAAGAGCGAGCCGTTCGACCTGGAGTTCTGCGTCGCCAGGCTGGCGATGAAGACCGGGCGGCCGGTGAAGATCCTCTACACCCGCGAGGAGGTGTTCCTGGCCCACCGCGGCCGGCACCCCTTCAAGATGAAGTACCGCGTCGGCGCGTCGGCGGACGGGAGGCTCACCGCGGTGGAGGCGAAGACGCTGCTGGACGGCGGCGCGTACTCGTCGTTCGGGCTGGTGACCACCTACTACTCCGGCCAGCTGCTCACCGCGCCGTACGAGATGCCGGCGTACCGCTTCCACTCCACCCGGGTGTTCACCAACAAGCCCGCGTGCGGGCCCAAGCGCGGCCATGGCAGCGTTCAGCCGCGCTTCGCCTTCGAGGTGCAGCTGGACAAGCTCGCCGAGCGGCTGCGCATCGACCCGATCGAGCTGCGCCGGCGCAACTTCATGGGCAGCTACCGGCG